One window of Bos indicus isolate NIAB-ARS_2022 breed Sahiwal x Tharparkar chromosome 18, NIAB-ARS_B.indTharparkar_mat_pri_1.0, whole genome shotgun sequence genomic DNA carries:
- the LOC109572186 gene encoding cationic amino acid transporter 3-like, which yields MVRQFVRQFGQKLIRKLPLELIDESERPVAHLNILNLVILGVGRMLRGAMYLVAGTVAKYIAGPATIISFLVAALFSMLSGLCYAEFGAWVPHSGSAYRYSYVMMGQLYAFVIGWNRILPLVIGTASLARASSYIFDSLIGNHISQALQESFSLQLPYSLATYADFFALGLVLLMTGLLLLGARELILVTKISIGTNLLVLIFIIITGFIKGDLHNWRLREQDYKLNTSGSRDIYGLGGLGLLGSGGFAPFGFEGILQGAATCFYYFFGIDAVATKGVEAINPRRSIPWSIMITIFICFLAYSGVSAALTLMVPYHQIQPHDPLPQAILHSWWLPARYFVAIGTLCALISRLYSSMFRMPPLIYTMAEDGLLFRVLTRIHVRTGTRVVAIMSAGNLTGLMALLFTFTNLVDLVSVGTLLVYSLVAFSILVLRYQPDQNLSKNENTEEEIEMPVPDEHPLDSEPEARNSNILKSLWFPISTIPTRKSGQIVYGCASLLVLLMIILSLILVQWSSQGFSGDSKYTPVAVLLLLLIIGVMVIIWRQPQNPIPLYFKVPALPVFPLVSIFVNIYLMMQITSGTWAIFAIWNVIGFLIYFGYGIRHSLEENDEQQPPASTSQTPDKNTPSPESS from the exons ATGGTGCGTCAGTTTGTTCGCCAGTTTGGTCAGAAGCTCATCCGCAAGCTGCCGCTGGAACTCATAGATGAGTCTGAGAGACCCGTGGCTCATCTGAATATCCTAAACCTGGTGATCTTGGGTGTGGGCAGGATGCTGAGAGGTGCCATGTACCTTGTGGCTGGTACAGTGGCCAAGTACATAGCTGGACCAGCAACCATCATCTCGTTCTTGGTGGCTGCCCTGTTTTCTATGTTATCTGGGCTCTGCTATGCTGAATTTGGTGCCTGGGTACCACACTCCGGTTCTGCGTATCGCTACAGCTATGTCATGATGGGTCAACTCTATGCCTTCGTCATTGGCTGGAACCGCATACTTCCCTTAGTCATTG GCACTGCCAGCTTGGCCAGGGCCTCGAGTTACATCTTTGACAGCCTGATTGGGAATCACATCTCTCAGGCATTACAGGAAAGTTTCTCTCTGCAGCTGCCTTACTCCCTGGCCACATATGCAGACTTTTTTGCCCTGGGCCTGGTACTGCTGATGACAG GACTACTGCTTCTGGGAGCTCGTGAATTAATCCTGGTTACCAAAATATCCATAGGAACCAACCTTTTGGTTCTCATTTTCATTATCATCACTGGCTTCATTAAGGGAGATCTGCATAACTGGAGGCTCAGAGAACAGGACTACAAACTGAACACATCTGGATCCAGAGACATCTATGGCTTAGGAGG CTTGGGCCTTCTGGGTTCTGGAGGATTTGCACCTTTTGGCTTtgaagggattctccagggagcAGCTACATGTTTCTACTATTTTTTTGGTATTGATGCTGTTGCCACTAAAG GGGTAGAAGCTATAAATCCTCGTCGTTCCATCCCCTGGAGCATCATGATCACGATCTTCATCTGCTTTTTAGCCTACTCTGGTGTCTCAGCGGCACTCACCCTCATGGTGCCCTACCACCAGATTCAGCCTCACGACCCTTTGCCACAAGCCATTCTCCATAGTTGGTGGCTCCCCGCCAGATATTTCGTGGCTATTGGCACCCTCTGTGCTCTTATATCCAG actCTATAGTTCCATGTTCAGAATGCCTCCTTTGATCTACACGATGGCAGAGGACGGGCTCCTTTTCCGGGTACTTACCCGGATCCATGTCCGCACAGGCACCCGTGTCGTGGCTATCATGTCTGCTGGAAATcttacag GGCTCATGGCGTTACTCTTCACGTTCACAAACCTTGTGGATCTCGTGTCAGTTGGAACCCTGCTCGTTTACTCCCTGGTAGCATTTTCTATTCTTGTCCTCAG GTACCAGCCAGACCAGAATTTAAGCAAGAATGAgaacacagaggaggaaattgagaTGCCTGTCCCTGATGAACATCCGCTGGACTCTGAACCTGAAGCAAGAAACTCAAACATTCTAAAGAGTCTGTGGTTCCCTATCAGCACCATCCCCACTAGGAAATCTGGCCAGATTGTCTACGGATGTGCCTCACTACTCG TTCTCCTGATGATAATCTTGAGCCTGATCCTGGTCCAGTGGTCCAGTCAGGGGTTCTCTGGAGACTCCAAGTACACACCagtggctgtgctgctgctgctgctcatcaTTGGAGTCATGGTCATCATCTGGAGGCAGCCCCAGAACCCCATTCCTCTTTATTTTAAG GTCCCTGCTCTGCCTGTCTTCCCACTGGTGAGCATCTTTGTGAACATTTACTTGATGATGCAGATAACTTCTGGGACCTGGGCCATATTTGCCATCTGGAATGTGATTG GATTTCTCATATACTTTGGATACGGGATCCGACACAGCCTGGAGGAGAACGATGAGCAACAACCACCAGCTTCCACCTCCCAGACTCCCGACAAAAACACCCCTAGTCCTGAGTCATCTTAA